The following proteins come from a genomic window of Phormidium ambiguum IAM M-71:
- a CDS encoding YheT family hydrolase — protein MTLYTALRASRQWKSTINYAEPDYQEKIFTGAQDVPIYGRIAMPKNPRGTIIGTYGITGSLDNQWFLQILGRKAFASGYAVVLFDWRAHGKTAALSPTLTSDGLYEGEDFVRIASQAKAMGCPAPFWFTGYSLSGQLALWGVKAAQDLIPSQQVRGLEEAEIAGAAVICPNLDSVRSLSYLVKHPLGKYLEKAIAKELKKFALQLHNLHPESIDLAAIERANSIWNFDRELVIPRLGFPTVEAYYQASSPLPLLPQLKKPTLILYAADDPLFDPTVILDLQNACANNPYIDLILTRYGGHVGYLSSKSCQQKANDPDPWWAWNRVLQWCSL, from the coding sequence ATGACTCTTTACACTGCATTGCGAGCTTCCCGCCAGTGGAAAAGTACTATTAATTACGCAGAGCCAGATTACCAAGAAAAAATCTTTACTGGTGCTCAAGATGTACCCATCTACGGCAGAATTGCTATGCCTAAAAATCCTCGTGGCACAATTATCGGAACTTATGGGATTACAGGCTCTTTAGATAATCAGTGGTTTCTGCAAATTTTGGGGCGTAAGGCATTTGCCAGTGGTTATGCTGTAGTTTTATTTGACTGGCGGGCTCACGGTAAAACAGCTGCCTTGTCTCCTACCTTAACTTCGGACGGTTTGTATGAAGGGGAAGATTTTGTTCGCATTGCTTCCCAAGCCAAGGCAATGGGTTGCCCTGCGCCTTTTTGGTTTACAGGTTATTCTCTGAGCGGACAGTTAGCTTTGTGGGGTGTTAAAGCCGCGCAAGACTTAATTCCTAGCCAACAGGTGCGAGGGTTGGAGGAAGCAGAAATTGCTGGGGCGGCGGTAATTTGTCCTAATCTTGATTCGGTGCGTTCTCTTTCGTATTTGGTAAAACATCCTTTAGGCAAATACTTAGAAAAAGCGATCGCCAAAGAACTCAAAAAATTCGCTCTTCAACTACACAATTTGCACCCAGAGTCAATAGATTTAGCTGCGATCGAACGGGCAAATAGTATCTGGAATTTCGATCGGGAACTAGTCATCCCCCGCTTAGGCTTCCCCACCGTAGAAGCCTACTACCAAGCTAGTAGCCCCCTACCCCTACTACCCCAACTGAAAAAACCCACATTGATTTTGTATGCAGCCGACGATCCCTTATTCGATCCCACAGTGATCCTCGACCTGCAAAACGCCTGCGCTAACAACCCTTACATAGACTTGATACTCACTCGTTACGGTGGTCACGTCGGCTACCTCAGTAGCAAATCCTGCCAACAAAAAGCTAACGACCCCGACCCCTGGTGGGCGTGGAATCGAGTTTTGCAATGGTGCAGTCTTTGA
- the clpS gene encoding ATP-dependent Clp protease adapter ClpS: MSVETVEKRSTSRKLAPRYRVLLHNDDFNSMEYVVQVLMKTVPSLTQPQAVNIMMEAHATGIALVITCAQEHAEFYSETLKNHGLTSTIEPDE; this comes from the coding sequence GTGTCTGTCGAAACCGTAGAAAAGCGGTCAACTTCTCGCAAACTCGCGCCTCGATATCGGGTGCTACTACATAATGACGATTTCAACTCAATGGAGTATGTAGTACAAGTCCTGATGAAGACTGTACCTTCTCTGACTCAACCACAAGCTGTCAATATCATGATGGAAGCTCATGCGACAGGAATTGCCTTAGTAATTACTTGCGCCCAAGAACACGCAGAATTTTATTCGGAAACTTTGAAAAATCATGGGTTAACTAGCACAATTGAACCTGACGAGTAA
- a CDS encoding sulfate/molybdate ABC transporter ATP-binding protein: MGIVVENVSKHYGSFYAVDQVDLTIKSGSLVALLGPSGSGKSTLLRLIAGLETPDSGRIFITGKDATDTSVQDRNIGFVFQHYALFKHMTVRQNIAFGLDIRKTSKLKVKGRVEELLELVQLTGLGDRYPSQLSGGQRQRVALARALAVEPKVLLLDEPFGALDAKVRKDLRAWLRRLHDEVHVTTVFVTHDQEEAMEVADEIVVMNKGKIEQIGTPAEIYDHPATAFVMSFIGPVNVLPSTSQIFEGNGFESAHPEMFLRPHDIIVQREANGTTVAARVDRLIHLGWEIQAELVLDDGQVLMAHLSRERFDELKLEPQQRVFVKPKDARSFPLYYSI, from the coding sequence ATGGGCATTGTTGTAGAAAACGTATCCAAACACTATGGCAGTTTTTATGCAGTTGACCAAGTAGACTTAACTATAAAATCTGGTTCTTTGGTGGCTTTATTAGGGCCATCTGGTTCGGGAAAGTCAACTTTGTTGAGGTTGATTGCGGGTTTAGAAACTCCTGATAGTGGCAGAATTTTCATTACTGGCAAAGATGCTACTGATACGAGCGTGCAGGACAGAAATATCGGGTTTGTGTTCCAGCACTATGCTTTGTTTAAGCACATGACAGTAAGGCAAAATATTGCTTTTGGTTTGGATATTCGCAAAACGTCCAAGTTGAAAGTTAAAGGACGGGTAGAAGAACTTTTAGAATTAGTGCAATTGACGGGGTTGGGCGATCGCTATCCTTCGCAATTATCCGGTGGACAAAGGCAAAGAGTTGCCTTAGCCAGAGCATTAGCTGTAGAACCAAAAGTATTATTACTAGATGAACCTTTCGGCGCTTTGGATGCCAAAGTTAGAAAAGATTTGCGGGCTTGGTTAAGACGTTTACACGACGAAGTTCACGTTACGACGGTTTTTGTTACCCACGATCAAGAAGAAGCAATGGAAGTAGCTGACGAAATCGTGGTTATGAATAAGGGTAAAATCGAGCAAATCGGCACGCCAGCAGAAATTTATGACCATCCAGCGACAGCTTTTGTGATGAGTTTTATTGGCCCCGTCAATGTTTTGCCTAGTACTTCCCAAATCTTTGAAGGAAATGGTTTCGAGTCTGCACACCCAGAAATGTTTCTCCGCCCTCATGACATTATTGTTCAAAGGGAAGCAAATGGTACTACAGTTGCGGCTAGAGTCGATCGCTTAATTCATTTGGGTTGGGAAATTCAAGCAGAATTAGTCTTAGACGATGGGCAAGTTTTAATGGCACACCTTTCTAGAGAACGCTTTGATGAGTTAAAACTAGAACCCCAACAACGAGTTTTTGTTAAACCTAAAGATGCGAGATCTTTTCCGTTATACTATTCAATTTAG
- the chlP gene encoding geranylgeranyl reductase — protein MTLRVAVVGGGPAGSSTAEVLAKAGIETYLFERKLDNAKPCGGAIPLCMVKEFDLPPQIIDRQVRKMKMISPSNIEVDINLIKQDEYIGMCRREVLDSFLRDRAAKLGTTIINGTVYKLDIPTNNTDPYTIHYADHSDGNAEGIMRTLKVDMIVGADGANSRVAKAIDAGDYNYAIAFQERIRLPEDKMHYYEDLAEMYVGKDVSPDFYAWVFPKYDHVAVGTGTMKVNKAIIKDLQAGIRERAAKKLAGGKIIKVEAHPIPEHPRPRRVVGRVALVGDAAGYVTKSSGEGIYFAAKSGRMCAEAIVEFSNNGTRIPTEDDLKVYLKRWDKKYGLTYKVLDILQTVFYRSDATREAFVEMCADLDVQKLTFDSYLYKTVVPANPLVQLKITAKTIGSLLRGNALAP, from the coding sequence TTGACACTACGGGTTGCTGTTGTTGGAGGTGGCCCAGCAGGTTCCTCGACTGCTGAAGTCCTCGCTAAAGCTGGAATTGAAACTTACCTGTTTGAGCGCAAGCTAGACAACGCTAAGCCTTGCGGTGGAGCAATTCCGCTATGTATGGTGAAAGAGTTTGATTTGCCCCCGCAAATCATCGATCGCCAAGTTAGAAAAATGAAAATGATCTCACCTTCTAACATTGAAGTTGATATCAATTTAATCAAACAAGATGAATATATTGGAATGTGTCGTCGGGAAGTATTAGATAGCTTCCTGCGCGATCGAGCCGCTAAATTAGGAACCACCATAATTAACGGCACAGTTTATAAATTGGATATTCCGACAAACAACACCGACCCCTACACCATCCACTATGCCGATCACTCTGACGGCAATGCGGAAGGAATCATGAGAACCTTAAAAGTTGACATGATTGTAGGAGCAGATGGAGCCAACTCCCGTGTCGCCAAAGCTATTGATGCCGGGGATTACAATTATGCGATCGCCTTCCAAGAACGCATTCGCCTCCCCGAAGACAAAATGCACTACTACGAAGACCTCGCCGAAATGTACGTCGGCAAAGATGTCTCCCCCGACTTCTACGCCTGGGTATTCCCCAAATACGACCACGTAGCAGTCGGTACAGGCACCATGAAGGTCAACAAAGCAATTATTAAAGACCTCCAAGCTGGCATCCGCGAACGTGCCGCCAAAAAACTCGCTGGCGGAAAAATTATCAAAGTAGAAGCACACCCGATCCCCGAACACCCCCGTCCGCGTCGCGTAGTCGGTCGTGTCGCACTGGTCGGTGATGCCGCAGGTTACGTAACCAAATCTTCTGGTGAAGGAATCTACTTTGCCGCCAAGTCTGGTCGGATGTGCGCCGAAGCGATCGTCGAATTTTCCAACAACGGCACCCGCATTCCCACAGAAGACGACCTCAAAGTCTATCTGAAGCGTTGGGACAAAAAATACGGTCTTACCTACAAAGTTTTGGATATCCTCCAAACCGTCTTTTATCGGTCCGATGCCACCCGCGAAGCCTTCGTGGAAATGTGTGCTGACTTAGATGTCCAAAAGCTAACCTTCGACAGTTACCTGTACAAAACAGTAGTACCAGCTAACCCCTTGGTACAGCTAAAAATCACAGCCAAAACCATTGGTAGCTTGCTACGTGGTAACGCTTTAGCACCTTAA
- a CDS encoding choice-of-anchor K domain-containing protein: MKISLKQIINTLSPILLTTNFFFSLQTSVQAITFIGKASGEWGLPDKISNPSAVINISSRDGGTNNRLTWGTPGTGGLNNFVQFNGINFNTNTNSIFNLGELFYRNGSTLIDTNFDGDFPLYLSLSLTLPFDNTESFEFLFNIFNTPNATGNPVLDGDLLRFTTAGNTNHSFNYQGIEYTLKLMGFSTDGGKTILNEFNSPERSTAKASLYGKITFAPPPVSIPEPSAIVGLSALSVYLLTRHPK; encoded by the coding sequence ATGAAAATATCACTCAAACAAATTATCAATACACTATCTCCTATTTTATTAACAACCAACTTCTTCTTCAGTTTACAAACAAGCGTTCAAGCAATTACTTTTATAGGTAAAGCCAGCGGCGAATGGGGTCTGCCTGATAAGATCAGTAATCCTAGCGCAGTTATCAATATTAGTAGTCGGGATGGAGGCACAAATAACCGTTTGACTTGGGGTACTCCCGGAACAGGTGGCTTAAACAACTTCGTCCAATTTAATGGTATTAATTTTAACACTAATACTAATAGTATATTTAACCTTGGTGAGCTTTTTTACCGCAATGGTAGCACTTTAATTGATACTAATTTCGATGGAGATTTCCCGCTTTATTTATCTCTTTCCCTGACTCTTCCTTTCGATAATACAGAGTCTTTTGAGTTTTTATTTAATATCTTCAATACACCTAACGCCACAGGCAATCCAGTTTTAGATGGCGATCTACTAAGGTTTACCACTGCCGGAAATACTAATCATTCTTTTAATTATCAAGGGATTGAATATACACTAAAATTAATGGGCTTTTCTACGGATGGCGGGAAAACTATACTGAACGAATTCAATTCACCTGAAAGAAGTACTGCTAAAGCTTCTTTATACGGAAAAATTACTTTTGCTCCCCCACCAGTTTCTATTCCTGAACCTAGTGCTATAGTCGGGCTTTCCGCTTTATCAGTTTATTTGCTAACTCGCCACCCTAAATGA
- a CDS encoding response regulator transcription factor, producing MPRILVIDDDSAISELVAVNLEMAGYDVSQAEDGIKGQALALQIQPDLILLDLMLPKVDGFTVCQRLRRDERTKDIPVLMLTALGQTQDKVEGFNAGADDYLTKPFEVEEMLARVRALLRRTDRIPQAAKHSEILNYGPLTLVPERFEAIWFGQTIKLTHLEFELLHCLLQRHGQTVSPSEILKEVWGYDPDDDIETIRVHIRHLRTKLEPDPRHPRYIKTVYGAGYCLELPSREQIEEDLDSSTAVELD from the coding sequence ATGCCCCGGATACTCGTCATCGACGATGACTCTGCTATCTCAGAATTAGTCGCCGTCAATCTGGAAATGGCTGGATATGATGTCAGTCAAGCAGAGGATGGCATCAAAGGTCAGGCGCTTGCTTTGCAAATACAGCCAGACTTGATTTTGCTAGATCTGATGTTACCCAAAGTAGATGGATTTACGGTTTGTCAACGCCTGCGCCGGGATGAGCGCACCAAGGATATTCCGGTTTTAATGTTGACTGCTTTGGGTCAAACTCAAGATAAAGTAGAAGGCTTTAATGCTGGAGCAGATGATTATCTCACCAAACCATTTGAAGTAGAAGAAATGCTAGCGCGGGTACGTGCTTTACTCAGACGTACCGATCGCATTCCTCAAGCAGCCAAACACAGTGAAATACTGAACTATGGGCCTCTGACTCTAGTTCCAGAACGCTTTGAAGCAATCTGGTTTGGTCAGACTATTAAGCTGACTCACTTAGAGTTTGAGTTACTCCACTGTTTACTACAGCGTCATGGTCAAACTGTGTCTCCTAGCGAAATTCTTAAGGAAGTCTGGGGATATGACCCAGATGATGATATTGAAACTATTCGAGTTCATATCCGACACTTAAGAACCAAACTAGAGCCAGATCCCCGTCATCCCCGCTATATCAAAACAGTCTACGGTGCAGGTTACTGCTTAGAGTTACCTAGCCGCGAACAGATAGAAGAAGATCTCGATTCTTCAACAGCTGTGGAACTTGACTAA